The Chaetodon auriga isolate fChaAug3 chromosome 4, fChaAug3.hap1, whole genome shotgun sequence region TCAATACCTCATTGACTTTTTTTGTACCAGTGTTTTAACCTGCTGAAACTTAAACCAGTAAAACCAGTAAGCACTAAGATAGACGTGAAACCCTTCATTAACttaaacaagaaataaaaaacattctCAAAAGAGATGGAGTTTATTTTACATATCATGAACATTACTGCACTAACAGAACCAGTCAGGCAACACTGGTCGAGACCAGTAACAGCATACAAATAGAAGCGTCACCAGCTGGGCTTCTGTTAACCAAAGACCGAGCGTCAATATACTTGGATTTAATTTGTGCTGGATTTCCACTAACAAACGTCTTACATGGACTTGATTCATGCCAGGGaagatttcttttctcttctccaggTCTTTGTTATATATGACTGAAGTggcaccacagcagcagcattctcAAATAAGTCTTCTTAAGCAGTCAGGTTTTGCAAACACCTTAACACACCAGTCAGGTTAAACACTATAAAATCTACATACAACCCTTAAACCAAATGTGAGGAGTTTATTGTTGACATTGCTAAGTATACATTTAAAAAGAgctttcagccatgttttcataGAGTGAGAAACGCTAGACTACTGTATATAATTCAATGGGAAAGTCTTCTACGACAGAGGGATGCGGAAGCCAGGTGCACATGAGTTTATTGTTAATGTTTGACTgggtagtaaaaaaaaaaaaagaaaaaaaaaaaagaacaaagttGAGGTGCCGTTGATGTGCTGCAGATTTTTCTCCAATTACATGACATTGGAATAACGCTGCCTTCACTGTCCATCAGTGTACTGtatattcaaaaacaaaacagaggacaaatatcaaccaaaagacaaaataatgcaCGAtaactgtgtttcactgcaggttgTGGATCATCTCCTCCTTGGCAATGAGATGCGTGGTCTTGTTGACCAGAGACATGAGAGAGTTGAGTTTGTGCGACCAGTCGTTGAGCAGGTCGTTGGGGTCTTTAGGCCTCTGAAAGTTGATGATGCCAGCCAGACGGTCGACTTTGGCATAGATGGTCTTGTTTACGACGAGGCTGGAGAGGAACTCCTCAGACTCCTAATGAACAGACAGACGCCATGTTAATGACTTCCAAAGTTTTCTTCAGTCTGACCAAATCCTGATCATAAGTTTCCTTATTGTCTAAAAGCAACGCTGCAAGTCATATTGGCTGAATTTAGATATTTTTCAAAGGAAATCTGTGGTACGAGTCATTGTGTACTTCGACTCTTActatatgtatgcatgtagCGGGTGCCATAGCTAAGCTGACAATTCAGAATTGATGATTATCATTTTCATTGTCTATGTAGTCATGCCATGATCgaacacaaaaaacagactgaaaaatcATTTGATCCAAGAGCATCCAACATTTTTCTGTACCGCTAACGTGAAGTTCACACGAGCTAATTAGCGAAGGTGTTGCTTACATCAATAGAGAGGTCAAGGAGTCCGGCCATCCTCTTCATTGTGATTCTGGTGTAATATTTGGCCATTATTCTGATGTTCTGGAGGAAGAGTATGTCATTAATATACATTATCTGCAGCAGAACATTTGCAGAAATTATTTAAGGCTGGAACAGGGGAAACTCTTAGGTCACATCAACACTTGAATCAATCcagtttgagtgtgtttttaacatTGCACATAGCAGTCTGCCAGCTCCACCACTGAATCTGCACAGAGCTTCATAATCCATCAGTTTCCCATGTCACCTGCACTGTATATCCACTGCCATTTTGTAATTTTACTCCATTTACTCCAATTTAGAGAATATAAAACATCTTTTGAGCCTTAAAATAACACTTTGAGCTTGAAACCTCTTATTCACGGCATGGTCTTTGCAACATGTACAAATGATATGCAGGACGTATCAAGCATGGGTTGTTCAAATCGGAGCCTAACAATTAAACTGACACACTCCTACTTTGACTGTCgatgtgaattaaaaaaaatgacttcttCATCACATCTAGTGCAACTTCCATGGCCAACATTTGTCACCATAAGATGctgctttgtgattaattattgGTTTGAATGAGCTGGCTTATGTTGGATCAGCTGTAATTTGATTGGACGTCTCCCCACTGCCAAGCATCAACAGGTGTAGGACTTACATGCTCCACCACTCTGTTCTTCAGGTCCTTCCaccttttctccccctcctctgaaTACGAGAAGACGTCTGTGGCAGGGCTGTCGGGTGAGCCCTCTCGCAGCTCCTTCCCGTAATCCTCCACCAGGGAGGCCCAGCGCATCAGCTCCATAGTGGTGAACTGCTTCAGAAGGTCTCTGTGAACGGAGGAGGAAGATGGTGAAAATTCCCCTCGGTTCACACCTTGCAGCGCACGCTCGTGGTGTCAGCATATGTGAAAGTTGCTATGATCATTCCCCACTGAGCAGAAAGCAACAGCCTCTGCCATCTTGCGTTCCCATGTggagaaaatattaaaaatgctGCTAAAGAACTGTTCTGTAACAGACTGAAGGCAGACTCTCTCAGAATATAGGTGAAGGTTGTCAAACTGCATATGCACTGTATATATGTGCCAGGAAATTCATTTGTTGAACTAAGCTGACTGTTGATTCACGCAGCTTTTACTCTTTGAGTATCACATCTCTGCCTATTCATAACAACAAAATGCTCTCACACAGTGCTGTAATTAAATATGCTAGGGAAATTGGACCCACGTCACATTAAGTTCGAGAAGTGTTTGTTGTATCTATGGTGAAGCCAACATGCAGAGGAGCATAAAGTACAGCATTTCTTACTTGTATTTAGGGATTTCTTCCAGTTTCTTGTCCGCACTGATTCTGTGCACGAGGTCTGACTGCTCGTTGTCGTAAGGGGAAAGAATCACATACAACACCACACTCTTCAGGGCCTGAAACACAAATGCGTTCATTTTTTAGCAACTGGCAACAAGTTCATTTTGATAAGATAGAGATATATATAGTGTTACTACTACACACTATGCAgtgatcatcatcattcatAGAAAGCGACATGTGTCAAAAGGATGTTCACATCCCGGCAATGCGCTCAGAGTAAAGCCAATGTATTTAACTGTATTCTGCATTCaagacacattaaaaatataCCGGGGTATTGAGAGAAAGCCCGTGTACCTGCTGCCACTTGCTGCTGTCCTCCAGGATGCAGGGGGTGTCATAAATGGCCCGGTAATGTTTACAGATAGACAGGTATGAGCCCTCGTGCTGGTCCACCTGGATCATTAGGTTGTAGTACTTGAGCTTCGATTCCTGAGTTGATCATTACACAAAAGGGAAGAGTTACACCAAAAATGACTCAGCAGCTTCTAAAACGGTGCTGTAATAGCAAACAGTATTTTAGCAGTGTTTAATTTCTAACCCTTCATCTCACCTCGGTGCCCTCCTCTTGGAAGAATTTGGTGTTTATCTTCTTACTGATGATCTGGGTGCGAATGTAATCCTTGACAGCAATGCAAAGCCTCATCTGTTCCAAGATAAACTCCaccttctcctttttctccatGGAGCCATATGTCTCCacctgagcagaaaaaaaatatatctaaGCACTTTCCAAACTGGAGGCCATGAACACTCATGTTGCATATTTTTCCTTGTATAAATGTGGTGACgaaaaaaatcttaaaacagGGCCATATCTCCatttgtccccacaacaactGTACAGAATTTTCTCCATCCCTTCAGGAAGAACATAAAGGTGATTAAAAGTCTTTTACCTGCAGCTCCTGAAGAATGGACGCTGCCTCTTTGACCTCTCCGCTCTGCTCCTTGATGTTGGCCAAGGTCTTTGTCAGCCTGGCGCGCTCGATCTCTACGTAAATCTGTGGGGAGGACATGTTTTGTGTATTAGTGAGGCTTATCTCTCGTCTTTTCTTTCACCAAAACTTACTCTTCACATACCTGACCACCATGTAAATCAGACCCTCACAAACTGAATAAAACCTTAGCAAATGCCATTGTTTCCTTTAATACACATGAACCCAATGAGACACAAAATGCTGGGTTCCTCCATCGTTGCTAACTCATCCTCGCCCCATCAGACACAGAGTGGCATGCACTATTTGATTTGACAGCTGTTCAAATAAATATAcactaatttttttttgtctctcataTGCAGCTCTtttatcacacaaacacattccagACCTTGCCAGCAGTCACAGTGCGAAGTGTGTCGATGAGTCTCAGCTTGATGGTCAGATCAGTCACAGCATCCACGTACTTGTAACACTCTTGCACCATCTTGGCAACAGCCtgataaagacagacagcacacgAAAAGATACACTTAAATCTCAATAAGTGCTTGACAAAGAATACCGCTCGCTAAATCTTGATTAATCAAATGacctgacaacacacacagctggttttTGTTAGTAGTAATACAGCTTGTAAAATATTTTTGGGAGcacaacaaaatacacagaGTGTAGAACATAATAAGAATATCTCTGGACAAAACTGTGAGAAAAGAGCCTTTAGGAAAAAAGAAGCATCTGACCTGTTTCAGCTGACTCCTCCTTTTGGTGAGCAAcatgatgttttcattcaggGCATCCCAGTCTTTGGCTTCATAACACATTTGGACCACAGCCACGAGGATTCTGGAGGTGGACACCATGTCTGATGCCTGTGCAGGAGTTGGAGGCAGATAAGTAAAACAAGGACTAAAATACATGAGAACATACACATGTTATTACCGTAGATCTATCACTTAATGTATTTCATTGACATGACTGCTCTGTCAAATTTTCCCATCTTGCAAATCTTTGATGCCACAACCTACCTGCATTTATCCTGCAAAATTGTGCTACTGTAGGCTGCTACTCAATGCCATGTTTTTAGGGTTCCATCAACACCCATCAAGCATAAGATAATCATTTAGTCTGCTATGATCGGTTCCTGCTGATATCATCATCAGATATCAGATCTGCTCTGAACAGTTTTGATCGGAGTGTGTAACAATTAGGTAGACTTAGCCTTGCACCATGTTTTGGAGTAGGCTGAGAAACAAATCATcccatgaatgtgtttttgacatTCAGATCTGGGTCAGATGCGGGGCCTTCCACGGCCAAATGACAGGAAAGTAAACAAGCTGTGTTTATAAAATTTCTGTACAGAGACCTCTTACCGTTCTGGTTTGCTTCTCCAATGACAACAGGCTCTCAATGGCCTCCTGCAGTTTGCCCTCCTGGAGcagaagttaaaaaaataaaataaaaaattagcGTTACGTATATTTCCTGCTTAGTAAAATCATAAGCGTTAACTTCTGAATTTGGACACAATACGTAAGGTACTAACTTAAGCTTGGCTACCGAGTTAGCGTTAACGTTAGCTGAAGTTGTTGCCAATGACTATGCTGAGACTGCTATCATGCTAGCGACattaagaacaaaaacaaaagcgtATGTGAGAATAAAAAGGACACAGAAATGCGTGGAGcttaaaaaacacagcaacatccTTGAACAGTTTACATTCAATATATTGTTTATGGGAGGTTTCCGGGTGGTGCTAAAACAAATGGATGTTAGCTTCGATGCTAACACACTGATCCCGATGCACCATGACTCAGCCGGCGCTGGCCTCTTTTCGGACTCCACTTACTTTAGCCATTTTTTCGCATTCCGGGAGGCGCTGGTCTACAGTTGAACTGTAGTCGACCTCCATCTTCACAATTTTCCCATCGGATCTTTCAGATCGCTCCTCAGACATCTTTGCGGTGTTCAGTTCAAGACAATGTACGGCGCTTTGCTTTCCTTTGCTTGCGACCAAATTCAGCCTACCACTATTTTACCTGTCAAATGAAGGAAAAGGATAGGTGACCAATCAAAGGAGAGAACGAAACAGCTGTCCGAGGCGCCTGAAGGACCCAATGAGGACCCACCAGAATATTTCAGGCAGGCGTTATAAAAGCCTGATTTTTGTCGTAGCCAAAGGTTTCTTTGTTGGGACTCTCCTCGTCAGTCCATTTATACATTATGTATTTTAATAGACAAATACACCACAGTGTAGGTGCACAAAGTAAACtactgaaaaccacaaaatgaatgttgttcCTTGAATCAATCAGTAAACTAgttaataaacaaacaaatgtaaacatTCAGAATCACAATCTGCTGTCTTGGCCaaatatgtgtgcacatacaaggaatttgactctggtTCAAAACTTTGCCCTAAATGTACATGTGTAGGAACAAAGACATAAagctcaacaaggacaaaaagacaaaaaggggaccagaaaaaaaaaaaaaaaaaaagagagagagagagagagagagagagagagagagagagagagagagagactgaacaatACGTTAAGTACAgcaaaaatatagaataaacAATAAGAATTATATACAAAGTATGATGAAGTAAAAtaacaatatatacaatgacATTTGCAATGCACAGGTATATGtcgacagtgacagtgagtgatggATGTAAATGATAATATGGAAAGAATATGCACAATGTACTTTTCTATTTGGTACCTTATTCAGTGGAATCAAATGGTTATGTTCATGGTTATGTAGCTTGTTGTACATAATGTAAGGAATGCCCACTAATTATGAAATATATGTTGATGATGATTGGTTGAAAACACTGTACAGCTTGAATTTGTTTGACCAAGCGGACTTACATTTTTAGACATCCAGTTTCATCTTATCTCTAAGCCGTCACAACTGGACTTAATAATGAGTGGCACCCATCTCTAAGGAGTGACTTTAATCTGTTCAGGAAGCCATTTTAATTTGGAGGAGATGCTATCTTAACTTCAATGCCAAGTGAGTCTATATTTAGCTCAAAATTATTAGAGGTACCTTTTCATTCTTCAGGAGGGACACACTATTTTCTTTAATATAACTGTAGCATGAGCATGTGAAAGAATGTAAGCATGTGAAATGGCAAACACTGTGAAACgtttggatgaatgaatgagagcaATACCAAGGAAgataaaacaaagaaaccaaCAACAAAACCCTGACAGATTTAAGAGTCTGTACTCTTAATAGCACCCACAAAGGGGGCTAAGGAACAGGAATTCACTTGATTTGGAGGAACTGTCCTACATCATACCAAATAAAGTAAAGGACAAACTCAACTCAAACCAGTTGGGGGAGAATCCTGTTACTTTGAGACAAGACAGTTCTgtattttaatttcatcttAGTGAAGACAAGGTTATAATGATGAGGTGGAGGATGATGTTCGTATTTCAGGTGGATGCTTTTTGTCACACGGAGTTGAAAGGTTTTATTTATGACTACCCTAGAATCAAAACCCAAATGACCTTAGAGTCATGTTGGCAataatgacaatgatgatggAGGGGGAGAATGACGATAAAACATAGGATGATGATGGTATTTCTAGGAATTCATTTCGTGTACTATGACACCTATCCTGCACTTATCAATTGAATGGTAAGGATGAATGAAGATCTTTGTGAATGGACATGATCATGTGAATGAACACTGAGTGCAATGACCATAGTCCACCAGTAGGCGTCTCTTTAATGTCTGCATTGTGCATTCCACTCCTCACACAGTTAACTGCTTTGAAAGGCACCACCACCAGTGCCCTCATAAATAAAGCTAATGTGGGTCAGTGATTTTCCTGCTCATGGCAGAGAAAGCCCCTAAGCCCTGAACTAAAATCAGTTTGATCCCAGTGCAGGCTCAGCACAGACCTTGGAGGCCTGATAAACTGAAAATGACTCTGATCCACTGAGAGGAAGatccaaaatggaaaaagaactcTGATTGCAGAGGTATAAAAATATGCTGAGTGATTTGAGCACACTTTTCAGACTTCAAAAACATCACTAAGGGCTCAGCTAATCAGGATCAATATTATCTTCCTCAATACCAGTGATGAAAATAACAGTCTGTGCAGCACCAGGCCCGAGAACAAACATATATTTGAGATTCTGATTAGATTAAGCTGTAATTTGCAAAGTCACTTAATGTGGACACAcggaagaaaaaataaaaactgaacttttGAATCAGGATCACAGTCCGCTTTATTGTTGAAGGTCATTGTTGACTCTGGTTTTTCACTGCTCTCCATGTGCTTGTAGAGGAATAGAAATATAGCTAAGAACAAGGGCAAGTGCTGAAAATAATGGTAGAGAGTAAAGAATTCTCAGGACTGTAATGTAAACTAACATGTGGAAAAgatatctgaaaaaaaaaaaaaatcaccaattaccaacaacataaataaaagtctCTATAGAAGTAAAGTAGTAAatgataaacaaataaataaacagtgaatTAATGTATGAACAGGGAGTGTATGATAATGtgtacatgttaaaaactgtaCATTTCAAACTGTAAAAAATACAATCTGTAAAATCATGATCTATAATGGAAGTAAGTGGATGCTTTGGTGTCAGAGGGTTACTGACAGGGGCGTAGCACCAAATTCTGGGCCCTGTACACTCTTAATGTCAGTGGGCCCCTATCCATGCCAGTGCACGAGGcgcgtgggcaaaaaaaaaaaaagaaaaaaaaaagaagaaaaagacaaaaaaaagggtatttatttaaaatttaaaaaagcataaatagggttttaagctacagccagatcagattatattgatgagtggttctttcattcaccacctgaattgatgcatttggtctacttctgctcaaatacctaaaacattaggctacatctggtttctgtactaacgttttgatccatgacactcttgcaaattttgattgaaaaacatttattcttgaacaggagaacaggagacaactgcacactcaggatcaaatcaaataagctgcattacttttgtaatgagatggtacagtataaatgaacagaaaaatattaaggttcaatgtgaaaaaagaagctgtgactggtttctgctttttacattaaaggcctatgtcattttatcaacagagcctgcgatagtacaaaatgttgactgtcaaattgttcttcagcttgcagaaaaagaaataaagccttgctgacatgagatgtaaagtgacaactaacgttatctaaagctgcaaaaagctgcaagcagcctggttggaaactagcaaagctaaagacttcacatgagcatacaacatcagcagcagctgtctgtagtggactacgttaactttaattggattttgcataacaagcaaactcggttcaccttttggaaagaaagcagtcaacagctgcctcccttcattctgcattttttcttttgccttccgctctttcttcttttgataccccgatttttgctttttgggcagCATGCTGTCTAACCCCCAGGTCATTCAATCTAGGCTCACTGAAGTTACACTTGTCGCCGGTCGCTGTCGGGCGGACTAAACCATTTTGCGCGTCCAAGAGGGGGGGGGCCCAGAATGTCCAATATGTTGGGaggactgtgacataaagttcattctctcagttgatgttataaatatatttgaaataaattatgacacCAATTAATTGGAGGGCCCAATTCAttcgaaataaaaacatcaccaaaaaaaaaataaataaaaaaaaaaaaaaaaatcaggattgtCATGGGCCCCTCTCCCTACTCGGGCCCTGGGTAGTCAGGTCCACTTTTCCCCCCACTACCACGCCCATGGTTACTGACACTGTATGACTGATTTAACTGTTCACCAGAGGTGAACCAGAAAACAGGTCCTGGGTCCCAGCTCATCTCCAGGttccaccagcagcacacagaaCAGCCATCCAGAGCCACTGCACCTCTGGTGAATAACCGCGGGAGAACCATCACCTcggatgaagaggagctgccCTTGGACGAGGACGGGTTCAACTCTGATGAGGAGGGACGCACACGTCTGCCACACGAACGTCACTGAAATGTGCAGTGTGCACAGTATTGGACAGAAACCCTTTAGTGCACAAGAAGCGGAACCATTTGATGTGGTGTAATACTGCATGTGTTAGTACAGTATCAGTACTGTATCTACAATGAATATGACAAGATGGCTCAACAATAGATTGCACCATGCTCATACACTTGTGATTCGATGACTCTGTAGGTCACCATGTTTATTATTTCAACATTGCCTTAACTGTTCGGAAGCCAAATGAGTGAACACATAATCATATTTGTACATATTCATAATATGTTTTATGAACATTTATTTCTCTGGTAAACGTTGCACTTTGGTCACATTATTTCTTGTAGCGTCCTGAAGAATACAACATGTGGCACTTGCGATATTACGGTGGAAATGGGGATAGTTTTCTGAAATGCTTTTATGTCAGTTATTTCATCGTGAATATGACTTTATGATGCCCAATTAATGTGCTGTTACACAATTTTAGACCATTTACAAGAACATAAGTGGGAAAACTTTAGTTTAAAACTGATGCGTTGTTAATGGGACTAATCAGTTGGGGCTTTAAAACAGCTTGCCTGAGGAAATACATTAAGCAAATGTTGTATCTTTGTTTAAGACACACCTATTAAGAACTGCTGTTGATAATGTACATACCACATACAAGTGTAAGATATGTGACTTCTGTTGCATATTCTATTCATTTAATAAATCTATGAAGTGCAGACTTTAAATCcaaatgctgtttcagaggGTTTACCACCTTCCATGAATCTATTTCTGGTGGAACTACTGTATGCTTGCTGACAGCGCCCAATACTGTTTGTCAGCATCTTCAAAACAGAATTATGAGCATGAATTTTGCTGAGTCGAGCCGAATACATCACACGTCAATGAAGCCCACCATGCAACTCCCATTTTAACTAAAAGTGACCAATTATTAATGTGTTGACATTGATTATTTTTGTCAAGCCACACAGGACGCTAAAGGAGTGAGTGTGGCTGATTTTGTTCATGAGTGTCGTCATCACAGATACAGGCTTACATGTCCCTCAGCTGGATGTTGAAGTATGCATATGGCCTCATAGGAAAGCATTCATTTATGCCTGGACTTTAAAATCAGTACTTGTGTAACTGTGGAAACCCAAATTATGCCAAACTCTGTATGGCGTCAAAATTTTGACCTGAGGGCAGCAGGTGGGAAACAGGTTCAGCAGATGTCATTTTCATGTCTCTACTGCATATTATGTCCACGTTCTGCTTAAAGCGAAtgactttaaaaacagaaaacagcatctACATACCGTGCAGTTTcatatgaacacatgaactatTATAGTGCGTCTCTACTCCACATTGAAACACTGAAGTGCATCTTAAGCCTAATTTGATGAATGATACAGCCACCTCTGACAAAccatgatttttttctgttttctaagTCTCATGGGGCCACCTATAGCCATTAGATctaatgtgtgcatgttgatCCCTTGCACTGAATGGTAAGCTAAAGGCTACAAACTGcacaccagcagacacagaccGTCCATAGCAGGGCACCGACGGGCCTGTACTGGATTCACATGAACTGTACTGTCTGCACGGTGGGCTGATGGTGTCAAGAAAGCACCGCTCTGTACTTTCATAGCACGACGACATGAAGTATGTACGTGGGACCGCGGTGCAGAGAGGTGAGACAGATGTCGGGCCAGTGCGAAGCAGAGCGCTGATGTTTCCTGAGCTGCGGTTGTGTCAGCCGATGTTTCCACCGAGCACAGCGCCGTATTTCAGCGAGCCTAGCAGCGGGAAGAAAGGGGGGCTGGGGCTGCTGTTAACCGCTGAGAATTTTCCGATGCCTCCGTAAGCTGCTttagaagcagaagaagaagaagaaggagagcgGAGAGCCTCCGTTTCCCCCCGACTCAGGGACGTGTGTCGTCCTCAGAACTTTGACGACAAAAACCTTAAAAGTTGAGTCTCTCAGGGAGGGCGGGTTTACGGAGGACAGCTTAGAAAAGTACACATTTCCTTTATCAGCAATTTGGACAGTCACTTCTAACGGTAATCGAGAGAGAGCCGTGTGTAGTCAGTCCGCACGAGGCAATGCCACTTCCGGTCGCACGTTCTTCAAACTATTGGTCTTATTTAAGAATGACGCTGGAAATACGCTTCACTTAGCGGTTCAAGTGCGTACCTTGCGTGTATACATATTTCTAACGATACGCAGGCCACTTATAGTCAGTAATATGATCCAGGTAGCCTCTGTGTAGTCAATGTGGATAACTAAACCGTACGATAAATAGACTGATAACATGTACCAGCCAGTATTTTGGTCAGTGTTACATGATCCAGTGTATTATGATATGGCCCAGATATCATAATCAATGAGATTATGCAGATCAGATCTAATTAAATTCCACTCCACAGTATGCTTTGTTCGTTTATTATGCCCGAGGAGATGCCACTGAAATCGATTTGAAATTAATTGAGCCACTCAATTACAAGACATATGTTAATTATAATCCACCATctgctctgcaaacacatgAGGTGAGTTCAGTCGTCCAAAAACAAGTGTGAGGTGAGATTATTTGTCTCCAGTAGAAATCTTTTAGATTATGGTGTCAGTATATTGAAAGACTAAATAAGGGCAGCATCATTgatgcatcaaaaaaaaaaacaaacaaactcgAGCCCCTACCAAGCCCACAGACACCCTCTGTACCCCATTGCCTCCAAATTCCATAAAAA contains the following coding sequences:
- the psmd12 gene encoding 26S proteasome non-ATPase regulatory subunit 12, with the translated sequence MSEERSERSDGKIVKMEVDYSSTVDQRLPECEKMAKEGKLQEAIESLLSLEKQTRTASDMVSTSRILVAVVQMCYEAKDWDALNENIMLLTKRRSQLKQAVAKMVQECYKYVDAVTDLTIKLRLIDTLRTVTAGKIYVEIERARLTKTLANIKEQSGEVKEAASILQELQVETYGSMEKKEKVEFILEQMRLCIAVKDYIRTQIISKKINTKFFQEEGTEESKLKYYNLMIQVDQHEGSYLSICKHYRAIYDTPCILEDSSKWQQALKSVVLYVILSPYDNEQSDLVHRISADKKLEEIPKYKDLLKQFTTMELMRWASLVEDYGKELREGSPDSPATDVFSYSEEGEKRWKDLKNRVVEHNIRIMAKYYTRITMKRMAGLLDLSIDESEEFLSSLVVNKTIYAKVDRLAGIINFQRPKDPNDLLNDWSHKLNSLMSLVNKTTHLIAKEEMIHNLQ